In Prevotella sp. HUN102, the genomic window ATCTTCACGTAAGCCTGATGAACACCCACTTTGTCGGACTTGAAGGAAACCCTGAACTTGCCGCCGTCCTTTGTGAGAGTAGGAGTGGAAACCTTGAACTTGCTCTTGTTCGGCCCCCCCACGGTGAGCTTGATGTCCTGCGTGATGTTTTCTGTTTCGATGGTAATCTCGTCAGAAATACATTCCTTGTTCAGAGTTGCCGTGTATGCCAGTTCCGTTGCAGATGGTTTGAGCAATGGAAGGTCGGTGCGGCCGTAGGTAACGTCGTCTATATAATAGGTGGCAGAGTTGCTTACGCCACGCTTGCTGGCAAATCCGAAGCCGATGAAGAACACACCGCCGTTTACCTTCTGACCGGAAAGGTCTACGTGATATTCGTTCCATTCGCCTTTCTCGTCCTCTGTATCAGGGAGATTGAAGCCGCTCAGCTCTTGTGAGTAGAGTGTGTCATTCTGGAAATCCAGCAGATAGACACCGAAGTGGTCTTTCATATTGTTCTGCAGATAGTCGCCGCGGACACGGAGTGTCATCATCTTTGACGCCGAGTTCACGAAGTCGAGTGGAGGAGTGATGAGCATCATCTTGCAGTCTGACTCGTTTCCAGGCTCCACCTTTGAGTCGAAAGGAGTAACTTTTGCAGTGATTTCGTTTGGTTCAGCATCGTATTCAGGGAATTTGTAGCCCCACCAAGCACGGGTGCCTGCGAGTGCAACGTTTGTCCAACGGTCAAGGGCAATCGGTTTGTTCTTCTCCACGGTGTTGAAATTCTCGTTCAGCAGCTTGAGAGGGTTTTCCGCGCTGAGCGTGCTGATGTCTACGCCTTCCTTCTCCTCAACGGTAGCGGCCGGAGTTGCCGTGCCCGAGATGGGATAACGCTGTTCGGTGAGACCGTAGGAAGAAACGATGATGGTGTCTTTAAACTCGCCCTCGCTCGTCGGCTCGAACGAAACCCTTATCGTGCCGGGATAGTTCTTATATATAGAAGAGGTGCTGAGCTTGAACACCTTGTTCTTCTTTGCCAGAGTTACGATGGTGTTCTCTGCCATATTCTTGGTGTTGAACTTCATAGTCTGCTCGTGCTTCTTGCCAACTTGTGCATTGAAGGCGGCGAGAGGGCTGGAAGTCATCGTTACCGTTGGGGGATTGTCCGGGTCGATGGCGATGCCTTCCAGTTTGATCATCTGGCTGAGGGTAGGCATTTCGTCTGTCTCAATCATCAGGTTGGCCTTGTGGCTGCCGATGGCAGTAGGCTTGTAGCTGATGGTAACGGGCGTTGTGGCCGAGCCGGCTGGTATCATCGTAGGGCTTACTTCAAAGAATTTTCCCTGTGTGCCTGCCGTTCGGAGCGTTACGGGCATTGTGGTGTTCTCGGTAGTGATGTTGAAAGTCGCCATCACGATAGTTTCGCCCACTTTGCCCTCGGCTCTTGTGAGCGACGGAGTCTCGATGCTCATTGACGGAGCTTTTGCTTGTGCCATCACGGTTTGCGGCACAAGTGCCAGACCGCCGACTGCTGCTGTTGCCATAAGGCAAGAAGCATAGAAAGGTAGAAATTTCTTTCTCATACGTTAAATTTTTGGTTAAATATTAATATTGCATTACTTCCAATACGTTTCTGTTCGCGAATATATACTGAAAGGTTAATTTGCTGCATAAATTCTACTGGTTTATCAGGTATTTCTGCTGAATAGTGATAATGTGGTAGGAGAATGCAAAGATAGCATAATTTTGCAAAAATCCGTTCAAAATGTAAAGAAAAATGGATGTAAGCCGTATTTTTTTTGTTTTTCTATGCCTTTGCGGGACACTATTGCCGAATTTTCGGGCAAAAGCTGCTCAATATGACTTGCTGAATGCAGGTTGTGAGAGGATGATTCGGTGCTGAAGAGGATGAAAAATGGGTGCGTCTTAGGATAGATGTCCTGTCGTTTGTCAAAGAATCTGCCTTGCCGAGTTCGTCAGAGCCAAGTGCATTGTGAGCAGAAAAAAAGAAGCGGTTTGCAATCTTCGCAAAAACGCCTTCCATTCTTCGCAGAAACGCACTGCAATCTTGCGAAGATTGTAACGCATTCTTCGCAAGAATGAAAAATGATGTTTTATGTGTTGATTTTCAGTTGTTTGCAAAGTGGATAACAGATGACACTTTGTATAACTATAAATCATTGAATGACGAAGATTGATGCTGTTTCCGAGGGAGTATTTTTTTTCTTTGCTTGCCTGCGAATCTGCGAAAACAAAAAAGGATTGCCCGATGAGAGTAATCCTTTTAGTTTTGATTCAAGTGGAATTTCTGAGAGCCTCTTGTCGGATTCGAACCAACGACCCCGAGATTACAAATCACGTGCTCTGGCCAACTGAGCTAAAGAGGCAGGTGGGCAAGCTGTTCTTATCGCGCCGCTACAACCTAATACCCTTGCTATGTTCCCATCCTGGGGGATTCAAAGGGAGCTGGCCGTAAGAGACTTGCCCGTGTTTGGCTGTTCATTTCTGAAAAGCGACTGCAAAGATAGCAATTAATTTCGGAACAGTTGAAGGGAAAGGGGATATTTTTCTGATTTTAACAAAAAAACATAATTTTGACAAAGAGTACCTTATATATAATATTATTTGATTAATTTTGCAGAATGAATTACGACGAGATAAAGCAATTACGCACCTACGCCCGATACGACGGCGTGTATTTGGGAATCATCTGGATGGCGAGTTTCGCTTGTTTCCTGGCGATTACGTGGCAGGGTATGCTGCTGATGTGCAGTCTTCTCCTGATGCTCTACTCCCCATTCTTCGTCGCCTCACGGCTGAAGAGTTTCAGAAACGAGGCTCTGGGTGGCGTCATTTCGTTCAAGAGGGCATTGTTCTATTGCATAAGAGTCTTCTTCAACGGCTCATTTTTGTTTGCAATGATGCAGTGGGTGTATATGAGATTCATCGACAACGGGAAACTGCTGAATATGGTTTCCTCGGTCATTAACGTGCCCGAAAACGACCAGTTGTTCAAGGCGATGGGCTTGAACCGCGGGGAATATCTTCAGGTTCTGGCATTAATGTTCGAGCCGTTCGCCTTTGCCGCGTCCAGTTTTATCCGAGGGTGCCTCTTCGGAACCATTCTCAGCTTCATAATAGCAGCCATACTGGCGCGCACGATTAATACAAAACAACAATATTCATAAGATATAAAATGGACATTTCTGTAATAGTGCCTCTCTACAATGAGGACGAAAGTCTGCCCGAACTCCACGCTTGGATTCGCAGGGTAATGAAGGTTAATCACTTCACGTATGAGATTATCTTCGTGAACGACGGCTCTACGGACGAGAGTTGGGACGTGATAGAACGCCTTAGCCGTGAGGACGAGAACGTGCGCGGCATAAAGTTCCGCCGCAATTACGGCAAGAGCCCGGCTCTCTTCTGTGGTTTCAAGGCTGCGAAGGGCGACGTGGTCATCACGATGGATGCCGACCTGCAGGATTCCCCCGATGAGATTCCGGCACTCTACAAGATGATCACCGAGGAGGACTACGACCTCGTGAGCGGCTACAAGCAGAAACGCTACGACCCTCTGACGAAGACCATTCCCACAAAACTCTTCAACGCCACGGCGCGAGCCATCAGCGGCGTGAAAAACCTGCACGACTTCAACTGCGGGCTGAAGGCTTACAGGCGGGATGTGGTAAAGAACATCGAGGTCTACGGCGAAATGCACCGCTATATTCCGTACTTGGCCAAGGAAGCCGGCTTCGGCAAAATCGGCGAGAAGGTGGTTCATCATCAGGCGCGCAAGTACGGCAGCACGAAATTCGGTATCAACCGGTTCTTCAACGGCTATCTGGACCTGCTCACGCTGTGGTTCCTTACCAATTTCGGCAAGAAACCGATGCACGTGTTCGGTCTGCTCGGCAGTTTCGTGTTCTTCATCGGTTTCATTGCGCTGACGTGGCTGCTCGGCGAAAAGGTCATCGACCTCTGCAACGGCGTCTACGGCGACCTGCTCTCCGACCACGCGTCGTTCTACATCGCCCTCACGGCAATGCTGCTCGGCACGCAGCTCTTCCTTGCCGGCTTCATCGGCGACCTTATCAGCCGCAGCAGCGCGGGCAGAAACGAGTATCAGATTGAAAAGATGCTGAACGTGGAGAGCTAAGCGGCGGGTGTGGAATGTGAACGAGTCGGCAGGGCCGATGAAAAGAGAGGATTCAAAATGATTTTTCGCAAACAGACAATAGCCTTTTTACTGATGGCAACAGCCGTGAACCTTCTGTTCGTGGCTTGTTCGGAAGTGAATTGCCCGCTCAACACTACGGTGTATTCGCAATATGCTATGAAGGGCGACACGCTGAACGACACGCTCACCGTGATAACCTTGCGACCCGACAGCAACGATGCCGTGATGGTCAACAGGCTTGTGGGGGCGCGGAGCTTCTATCTGCCAATGAGCTATGCGCACGATGCCGACGAACTGCTCTTCCTTTACACGGACACGGCAGGCCGTCGGATGCTCGACACCGTTACCGTAATGAAGACAAATCAGCCCCATTTCGAGAGCGTGGACTGTCCGGCAGCCTATTTCCACACCATCACGGGCGTGAGCCACACGAGGAACCGCATCGATTCCATCGTTATCAACAATGCAAACGTAGACTATGATGAGACGAAACAGCATCTTTACATATATTTCAATTCCGGCAATTAGCCTCCTTTCGCTGCTCCCCTCCACGGCTGACGCACAACGGAGAAAGCCTGTTCAGGCTGCCGAGAAAGACACGACACCTCTTTTCCGGGGCATTTCCGTCGGGACGGAACTCATCGGACCGATACAGACGATGCTGAGCGGCTACGGACAATACGAAGGAATGGTGCAGATAAACCTCAAGGACAGATTCTTTCCGGTGGTTGAAATCGGTATGGGAAAGGCCGACAAGCAAGACGACATTACGGGAATCAGCTACAAGACCAGTGCCCCTTACGGCCGAATAGGCTGCGATTTCAATGTAGCGAAAGACAAGCACGACATCTATCGTGTGCTCGTAGGTGCCCGTGTGGCGTACACCTCTTTTAAATACGACATATCAAGCCCCGGTGTTTCAGACCCCGTGTGGGGGACGAAGACGGACTATTCTGCCGCAAACGTAGCCGGAAACTGCCTCTGGGCAGAACTGGTGGGCGGCGTGAATGCGAAAATCTGGGGACCGCTCCACCTCGGATGGACGGTAAGATACAAGACAAGGATTCACAACAAGGACGGTGAGATAGGTGCGCCGTGGTATGTTCCGGGCTTCGGACGTGGAGGCTCGTCGCGAATAGGCGCAACCTTCAACGTCAGCGTGGCATTTTGAATCGCTCCATCATAGCCGTGCGGCAGTCCCGCTCTCCGTTCAAAAATCAAGATTATGGTTCAGAAAACTAAGAAAAAACTCCTCTGGCAGTTGCCCTTTCTCGCAGCACTGATTATAGGCACCGTCTTCATCGTGCGGCAGCAGCGCACTATGCCTTATCAGCACAACGAAGGCACCGTGTTCGGCACGTATTATCAGATTACGTATCAGAGCGACAAGGACCTTCACGAGGAGATTCTTGCCGAGTTGCAGAAGGTGGACAACTCGCTGTCTACCTTTAACAAAGAGTCCGTTATCTCGAAAATCAACAGCAACCGTAACACGAAACTCGACGAGATGTTCGTGGAAGTGTTCGACCGCGGAAAGCAGATTTCCGAAGACACCGACGGCGCATTCGATATGACCGTCGCACCATTGGTAAACCTCTGGGGCTTCGGCTTCAAGACCGACACGATGCCCACGAAGGCAAAGGTGGATAGCATCCGAAAGTTTGTGGGCTATGAGAAAGTCTCGCTCGTAGGGAAAGCCATCAGAAAGACCGACCCCCGCGTGATGATAGACTGCTCGGCAATAGCCAAGGGCTACGGAACGGACGTGGTGGCACGTTTCCTCCGCGCCCGCGACGTGCGGAACTTTATGGTGAACATCGGCGGCGAGATGGTTGTTTCGGGCAACAGCGAGAAGCGTGTGCCGTGGAATATCGGAATAGAGAAGCCCGTGGATGACAGCGTAACAGTGAGCAATGACTGCCAGACCATACTGAACCTGACCGACAAGGCGATGGCGACGAGCGGAAACTACCGCAACTTCTATTATAAGGACGGCAGGAAATACGCCCACACCATCGACCCGAAGACGGGCTATCCCGTGCAGCATTCGCTCCTTTCGGCCACCGTGATCGCGAAAGACTGCGCCACAGCCGACGCCTATGCCACATCGTTTATGGTAATGGGAATGGAAAAGGCGAAGGCATTGCTCGAGAAGCACCCCGACCTGATGGTGTATTTCATCTATTCAGACGACAAGGGCAACCTGAAAGAGTGGTACAGCCCCTCCTTGGAAAAGAAAATCGTGAGGTAAGGAGAGGTTATCCATATAAACTCATCTGCTGATTATTTTATGTCTTTCGGTTAGAGTAAATCCCGTGCATCAATCATTTTTCAGTCTTTTTAAGTAGCTGAAAATCAGGTTGTAAAGCCATTGTTTCCAAACGTGCGAAGAATGCGTTCCATTCTTCGCACGTTTGCTTTCCATTTTTGCGAAGATTGAAATGCGTTCTTCGGTCATTTGCAAATCATATCTGAGTTCGGTCTTCTTCTGTGCTCAGACAATATTTCCCGTAAAGTTGCGTTAAGGAGTATAAGTATTACCTGTATTTACAACAAAACGCCTCGCTGCAAGTTCTCCTTTCGGAGAGAAACAGGGGGCGGAGCCACCATAATATATATGCTGCAAATCTATGATAAGCTACTCGAACTGCCGCTGTTCATTGGCATCGGCAGCGGGGATCTGTCGGAAATCGTGGACACCACGAAGTTCGATTTCCATAAGTTGGAAAGGGGAACGGCGTTGGTAAAGGATAATGACAAATGCAGCGTGCTTTATTTCCTGATGGACGGACGGATGGAGGTGGAGAGCCGAGCCGACGACAACAGCTATTCCATCGAGGAGGAAGTGGCCGCACCTGCCGTGATTCAGCCCGAAAGGCTCTTCGGACTGATGCACTATCACTCCAAGACCTACACGGCGAAGACGAACTGCAACCTGCTTTCGATAGACAAGAATGAGGTGCTGAAACTTTCTGACAATTATCTCATCTTCCGGCTGAACTTCTTCAACATCATTTCCACTCAGGCGCAGCGCGGCAGCCGTGTGCCGTGGCAGCGGCAGCCGGAGGGTATCAGGGAGAAGTTCTTCGGTTTCCTGAAGATGCGCTGCATCACTCCTGCCGGACCGAAAACGGTTCATATAAAGATGCAGGACTTAGCCAATGAGATACACGAAAGCCGGCTGAACGTGTCGAGGATGCTCAACGGTTTGCAGACCGAGGGACTGATAACGCTCGCACGCAGTCTGATCCATATCCCGTTATTAGAAAAATTGCGTTAAAACTTCGGGTATTTTTTGTTATTGATTTCCTTATTTTGTAACTTTGTGCTTATTATGCACAGAAAGAACGAAATGACAAAAGATACATTGGAAGAGGGAAAGCGCGTCAATCCCTTTTTTGAACCTTACGATACACCACACGAAACCGTACCTTTCGACAAGATAACGCCTGCCGACTACGAGGAGGCTATGCTCGAGGGAATCAGGCGTGAGGACGAGCAGATAGAGAAAACAATCAACGACCCGGAGGAACCTACATTCGACAACACGCTCATTCGGGAAGACGAGGTGGAAGGCCGCAAGCACTATTACGACCTGCTTTCGCGCGTGGAGACGGTTTTCTTCAATATGCTCAGTGCCGAAACCAACGACGAAATGGACGCTCTGGCGCAGAAAATGAGCCCCATCCTCACGAAGCACAGCAACGACGTGAGCCTGAACCCGAGGCTTTTCGAGCGCATCAGGGCGGTTCACGAGCACCATCGGGAGCTTACGCCCGAGGAAAGCAAGCTGCTCGAGGAAAGCTACGACGGCTTCGTGCGGAGCGGTGCGCTGCTCGATGAGGCAGGAAAGGACAAGCTGCGCAGGATTTCGGAAGAGGCAAGTATGCTCTCGCTGCAGTTCTCGCAGAACCTGCTGAAGGAAAACAAGGCCTATACGCTGCACATCACGGACGAGAAACAGCTCGGGGGACTGCCCGAAACCGTGCGTGAGAGTGCCCGTTCGGCAGCCCGGGAGCGCGGGCTGGAGGGCTGGGTGTTCACGCTCGACGCTCCGAGCTACGGTCCTTTTATGATGTACAGCACGCAGCGGAACCTGCGCGAGGAAATGTATATGGCACGCAACACGATGGGTATAAAGGCGAACGACGAGAACAACCTCGAGGTCTGCCGCCGCTTGATAAACCTGCGCCGCGAAATGGCGCAGCTTCTGGGCTACGACACCTATGCCGACTTCGTGATGAAATACCGTATGGCAAGCAATGTGCAGAACGTTTACAACCTGCTCGACAGTCTCATCGAGGCCTATAAGCCTACGGCTGTGGAGGAACTCGACGAACTGCGCTCGCTGGCGAAGGAGCGCGAGGGCGAAAACTTCAAACTGATGCCGTGGGATTCGGCATATTATGCTCATCAGTTGAAGTTGGCAAAATACGACCTCGACCCCGAAATGCTCCGTCCTTATTTCGAGCTGAACAATGTAATCAAGGGTGTCTTCGGTCTGGCTACCCGTCTCTATGGCATCACTTTCAAGGAAAACAGGGAGATTCCGGTGTACCATCCCGATGTGAAGCCTTACGAGGTGTTCGACAAGGACGGCTCTTATCTCGCCGTGCTCTACGTGGATTTCTTCCCCCGCAAGGGCAAGCGCGACGGTGCTTGGATGACGGAATATCAGGGACAGCGCATCACACGCGAGGGCGAGAACATACGTCCGCACGCCTCTCTGGTAATGAATTTCTCCAAACCTACCGACGAAAAGCCCGCATTGCTCCGTCTGGGCGAGGTGGAAACCTTTCTGCACGAGTTCGGGCATTCGCTCCACGGTATGTTTGCCAACAGCCGTTTTGAAAGCCAGTCGGGCACAAACGTATGGTGGGACTTCGTGGAACTGCCGTCGCAGTTTATGGAAAACTTCGCCGTGGAGAAAGACTTCCTCCGCACCTTCGCCTTCCATTACGAGACCGGCGATCCGATGCCCGACGAACTGATTGACAAAATCATTGCAAGCCGGAACTTTCAGGCTGCAACGGCTTGTCTCCGACAGGTAAGTTTCGGACTTTTGGATATGGCTTACTACACGCAGAAGGACGAATTTAGGGAAGATATCATCGCTTTCGAGAAAAAGGCGTGGGAAAAGGCCATCGTCGGCAATCAGCTTGAGGGCACTTGTATGACCACGCAGTTCTCCCACATTATGGCAGGTGGCTATGCCGCCGGCTATTACAGCTACAAATGGGCGGAGGTGCTCGATGCCGATGCGTTCAGCTTGTTCAGGAAGAACGGCATCTTCGACCGTGCAACTGCCCAGAGTTTCCGCGACAACGTGCTTTCAAAGGGCAGCACCGAGCATCCGATGACACTCTACAAGCGTTTCCGCGGACAGGAACCTACCATCGACGCACTGCTCGAACGGAACGGAATAAGGAAGAGGGAAAGTGGGAAATGTGAAAAGTGAGATGTGAGACGTGAAAAGGAGATGATGGACAGAAAACAGACACTGCTCGACAACCGATACCTGCGTATGGCACGTGTATGGGCGGAAAACTCTTACTGCAAACGCCGGCAGGTGGGTGCGCTTGTGGTCAAGGACAAGATGATCATCAGCGACGGATATAACGGCACGCCAAGTGGTTTCGAGAATATGTGCGAGGACGAGAACGACATAACCAAGCCCTACGTGCTGCACGCTGAGGCCAATGCCATCACGAAGTTGGCACGGAGCGGCAACAACAGCGAAGGCTCTACGCTCTACGTTACGGCCTCTCCCTGCATAGAGTGTGCGAAACTCATCATACAGTCGGGAATAAAGCGCGTGGTGTATGCGGAGAAATACCGTCTCACGGACGGCATCGACCTGCTGAGACGCGCCAATATTGAGGTAGAATATTTAAATCTTGAAGACAATGAGTCAGAACAAGACTAACCGTTTTATGCCCCTGTGGCTTGCCCTGTGCATCGTCATCGGCGTGTTGATCGGCGTTTTCATTACCAATCATTTCTCAGGCAACCGCCTGAACATCATCAACAACGGCAGCAGCCGTCTCAGTAACCTGCTGCATATCATAGACGATCAGTATGTTGATTCGGTAAACATCGACGAACTCGTGGAGAAAGCACTCCCGCAGATTCTCGCCGAACTGGATCCGCACTCCGTTTACATCAGCGCAAAGGAGGTTCAGATGGCTACCGACGACCTCAAAGGCTCGTTTTCGGGCATCGGAGTGGAATTTACCATCCGTGAAGACACCATCCATATACAGAATGTAATCAAGGACGGACCTGCCGACAAGGCCGGTATGCTTGCCGGCGACAAGATTGTGAGCGTGGACGATAAGCCGTTTGTGGGCGAAATCGTAACCAACGAGGAGGCTATGCACCGTCTGAAAGGCCCGAAGGATTCGAGGGTAAAGATTGGCATAAAGCGTTTTGGCGAGAAGAATGTGAAGTATTTCACGCTCACCCGCGGCGACATTATCACGAAAAGCGTGTCGGCAACCTATATGCTCGACGAGACAACGGGCTATATGCGCATCAAGAATTTCGGCGAGAACACACACGGCGAAATGCTTGCGTCGCTCACCAATCTGACGGTGCAGGGTGCCAATAACCTCGTTATCGACCTCCGCGACAACACCGGAGGCTATCTCGACAGTGCCGTTCGGATGCTCGAGGAGTTTCTCAAGCAGAATCAGCTCATTGTCTACACCGAAGGACGCAAGAGTCCTCGCAAGGAATACCGCTGCCACGGCAAGGGAAAGTATCAGAACATCCCC contains:
- a CDS encoding M3 family metallopeptidase, with protein sequence MTKDTLEEGKRVNPFFEPYDTPHETVPFDKITPADYEEAMLEGIRREDEQIEKTINDPEEPTFDNTLIREDEVEGRKHYYDLLSRVETVFFNMLSAETNDEMDALAQKMSPILTKHSNDVSLNPRLFERIRAVHEHHRELTPEESKLLEESYDGFVRSGALLDEAGKDKLRRISEEASMLSLQFSQNLLKENKAYTLHITDEKQLGGLPETVRESARSAARERGLEGWVFTLDAPSYGPFMMYSTQRNLREEMYMARNTMGIKANDENNLEVCRRLINLRREMAQLLGYDTYADFVMKYRMASNVQNVYNLLDSLIEAYKPTAVEELDELRSLAKEREGENFKLMPWDSAYYAHQLKLAKYDLDPEMLRPYFELNNVIKGVFGLATRLYGITFKENREIPVYHPDVKPYEVFDKDGSYLAVLYVDFFPRKGKRDGAWMTEYQGQRITREGENIRPHASLVMNFSKPTDEKPALLRLGEVETFLHEFGHSLHGMFANSRFESQSGTNVWWDFVELPSQFMENFAVEKDFLRTFAFHYETGDPMPDELIDKIIASRNFQAATACLRQVSFGLLDMAYYTQKDEFREDIIAFEKKAWEKAIVGNQLEGTCMTTQFSHIMAGGYAAGYYSYKWAEVLDADAFSLFRKNGIFDRATAQSFRDNVLSKGSTEHPMTLYKRFRGQEPTIDALLERNGIRKRESGKCEK
- a CDS encoding DUF4199 domain-containing protein — protein: MNYDEIKQLRTYARYDGVYLGIIWMASFACFLAITWQGMLLMCSLLLMLYSPFFVASRLKSFRNEALGGVISFKRALFYCIRVFFNGSFLFAMMQWVYMRFIDNGKLLNMVSSVINVPENDQLFKAMGLNRGEYLQVLALMFEPFAFAASSFIRGCLFGTILSFIIAAILARTINTKQQYS
- a CDS encoding dCMP deaminase family protein — encoded protein: MMDRKQTLLDNRYLRMARVWAENSYCKRRQVGALVVKDKMIISDGYNGTPSGFENMCEDENDITKPYVLHAEANAITKLARSGNNSEGSTLYVTASPCIECAKLIIQSGIKRVVYAEKYRLTDGIDLLRRANIEVEYLNLEDNESEQD
- a CDS encoding DUF6452 family protein; its protein translation is MIFRKQTIAFLLMATAVNLLFVACSEVNCPLNTTVYSQYAMKGDTLNDTLTVITLRPDSNDAVMVNRLVGARSFYLPMSYAHDADELLFLYTDTAGRRMLDTVTVMKTNQPHFESVDCPAAYFHTITGVSHTRNRIDSIVINNANVDYDETKQHLYIYFNSGN
- a CDS encoding DUF6048 family protein; this encodes MMRRNSIFTYISIPAISLLSLLPSTADAQRRKPVQAAEKDTTPLFRGISVGTELIGPIQTMLSGYGQYEGMVQINLKDRFFPVVEIGMGKADKQDDITGISYKTSAPYGRIGCDFNVAKDKHDIYRVLVGARVAYTSFKYDISSPGVSDPVWGTKTDYSAANVAGNCLWAELVGGVNAKIWGPLHLGWTVRYKTRIHNKDGEIGAPWYVPGFGRGGSSRIGATFNVSVAF
- a CDS encoding glycosyltransferase family 2 protein; protein product: MDISVIVPLYNEDESLPELHAWIRRVMKVNHFTYEIIFVNDGSTDESWDVIERLSREDENVRGIKFRRNYGKSPALFCGFKAAKGDVVITMDADLQDSPDEIPALYKMITEEDYDLVSGYKQKRYDPLTKTIPTKLFNATARAISGVKNLHDFNCGLKAYRRDVVKNIEVYGEMHRYIPYLAKEAGFGKIGEKVVHHQARKYGSTKFGINRFFNGYLDLLTLWFLTNFGKKPMHVFGLLGSFVFFIGFIALTWLLGEKVIDLCNGVYGDLLSDHASFYIALTAMLLGTQLFLAGFIGDLISRSSAGRNEYQIEKMLNVES
- a CDS encoding S41 family peptidase; the protein is MSQNKTNRFMPLWLALCIVIGVLIGVFITNHFSGNRLNIINNGSSRLSNLLHIIDDQYVDSVNIDELVEKALPQILAELDPHSVYISAKEVQMATDDLKGSFSGIGVEFTIREDTIHIQNVIKDGPADKAGMLAGDKIVSVDDKPFVGEIVTNEEAMHRLKGPKDSRVKIGIKRFGEKNVKYFTLTRGDIITKSVSATYMLDETTGYMRIKNFGENTHGEMLASLTNLTVQGANNLVIDLRDNTGGYLDSAVRMLEEFLKQNQLIVYTEGRKSPRKEYRCHGKGKYQNIPLVVLINESSASAAEIFAGAIQDNDRGTIVGRRSFGKGLVQQQIQFPDGSMIRLTIARYYTPSGRCIQKPFKPGDRADYELDMLARYQHGEFFYQDSIKHTGPAYHTSNGRTVYGGGGITPDIFIAEDTSNITSYYKEAAMSGLILQYAFKYTDENRQKLSQFTEMKPLSNYLKGLGLVEDFAGYAEKNGLRRRNNLIRKSNGLLQTYIHSRIIYNILDDQAWSEFLNQDDKMIKAALEVFRKGESFPKKK
- a CDS encoding FAD:protein FMN transferase, encoding MVQKTKKKLLWQLPFLAALIIGTVFIVRQQRTMPYQHNEGTVFGTYYQITYQSDKDLHEEILAELQKVDNSLSTFNKESVISKINSNRNTKLDEMFVEVFDRGKQISEDTDGAFDMTVAPLVNLWGFGFKTDTMPTKAKVDSIRKFVGYEKVSLVGKAIRKTDPRVMIDCSAIAKGYGTDVVARFLRARDVRNFMVNIGGEMVVSGNSEKRVPWNIGIEKPVDDSVTVSNDCQTILNLTDKAMATSGNYRNFYYKDGRKYAHTIDPKTGYPVQHSLLSATVIAKDCATADAYATSFMVMGMEKAKALLEKHPDLMVYFIYSDDKGNLKEWYSPSLEKKIVR
- a CDS encoding Crp/Fnr family transcriptional regulator; translated protein: MLQIYDKLLELPLFIGIGSGDLSEIVDTTKFDFHKLERGTALVKDNDKCSVLYFLMDGRMEVESRADDNSYSIEEEVAAPAVIQPERLFGLMHYHSKTYTAKTNCNLLSIDKNEVLKLSDNYLIFRLNFFNIISTQAQRGSRVPWQRQPEGIREKFFGFLKMRCITPAGPKTVHIKMQDLANEIHESRLNVSRMLNGLQTEGLITLARSLIHIPLLEKLR
- a CDS encoding T9SS type A sorting domain-containing protein, which encodes MRKKFLPFYASCLMATAAVGGLALVPQTVMAQAKAPSMSIETPSLTRAEGKVGETIVMATFNITTENTTMPVTLRTAGTQGKFFEVSPTMIPAGSATTPVTISYKPTAIGSHKANLMIETDEMPTLSQMIKLEGIAIDPDNPPTVTMTSSPLAAFNAQVGKKHEQTMKFNTKNMAENTIVTLAKKNKVFKLSTSSIYKNYPGTIRVSFEPTSEGEFKDTIIVSSYGLTEQRYPISGTATPAATVEEKEGVDISTLSAENPLKLLNENFNTVEKNKPIALDRWTNVALAGTRAWWGYKFPEYDAEPNEITAKVTPFDSKVEPGNESDCKMMLITPPLDFVNSASKMMTLRVRGDYLQNNMKDHFGVYLLDFQNDTLYSQELSGFNLPDTEDEKGEWNEYHVDLSGQKVNGGVFFIGFGFASKRGVSNSATYYIDDVTYGRTDLPLLKPSATELAYTATLNKECISDEITIETENITQDIKLTVGGPNKSKFKVSTPTLTKDGGKFRVSFKSDKVGVHQAYVKIASRGAADKYIALSVNNTEATGIESLNADENLGAVATVFDITGKQVLTTYNVTFGDLKSQLAPGIYVISSGNTTKKVVVE